A single window of Primulina tabacum isolate GXHZ01 unplaced genomic scaffold, ASM2559414v2 Contig999, whole genome shotgun sequence DNA harbors:
- the LOC142535413 gene encoding protein BRASSINAZOLE-RESISTANT 1-like codes for MMWEAGGSISSSAAAGNGDGGRRKPSWRERENNRRRERRRRATAAKIYTGLRAQGNYDLPKHCDNNEVLKALCAEAGWVVEPDGTTYRKGCKPCPIKIGGISANITPSSSRNPSPPSSYFASPIPSYQPSPSSSLCPSPTRQNANDPFHPFAFLLNSLPASLPPLRISNSAPVTPPLSSPTRIPKNTFNLETLAKESMSAFNIPCFAASAPDSPTRTQRFKPEFAIPECDESDTSTVDSGQWMNFQAYANVTNLVPTSPTFNLVRSVAQRVPSKGATSNEEKCPEFDFENMAVKPWEGERIHEVGMDDLELTLGNGNTRT; via the exons ATGATGTGGGAAGCTGGAGGATCGATATCTTCGTCTGCAGCAGCTGGAAATGGCGACGGAGGCAGGAGGAAGCCTTCTTGGAGAGAAAGGGAGAACAACAGGCGGAGAGAGAGGAGGAGGAGGGCAACTGCGGCTAAAATTTATACCGGGTTAAGGGCGCAGGGGAACTATGATTTGCCTAAGCACTGCGACAATAATGAAGTATTGAAAGCGCTTTGTGCTGAGGCTGGATGGGTCGTTGAGCCGGATGGCACCACTTATCGAAAG GGATGCAAGCCATGTCCAATAAAAATAGGAGGCATTTCGGCCAACATTACCCCGAGTTCGTCCAGGAATCCAAGCCCGCCTTCTTCATATTTTGCGAGCCCGATTCCCTCGTATCAACCGAGCCCCTCTTCCTCTTTATGCCCAAGCCCTACTCGTCAAAACGCCAATGACCCATTTCACCCATTCGCTTTCCTTCTTAACTCACTCCCTGCGTCTCTTCCTCCTCTCCGGATATCAAACAGTGCCCCTGTAACTCCACCTTTATCATCCCCTACCCGAATCCCCAAGAACACTTTCAATTTAGAGACCCTTGCCAAGGAATCCATGTCTGCCTTTAATATCCCTTGTTTTGCGGCTTCGGCCCCAGATAGTCCGACTCGTACCCAGCGTTTCAAACCAGAGTTTGCTATACCCGAGTGTGACGAATCTGACACATCTACTGTTGATTCGGGGCAATGGATGAACTTCCAAGCCTACGCAAATGTAACCAACTTGGTTCCAACATCTCCAACTTTTAATCTGGTGAGATCTGTTGCTCAACGTGTTCCTTCCAAGGGTGCTACCTCAAATGAAGAAAAGTGTCCCGAATTCGACTTTGAGAATATGGCTGTTAAACCATGGGAAGGGGAGAGGATTCACGAGGTGGGGATGGATGATCTCGAGCTCACGCTAGGTAATGGGAATACTCGAACTTGA